Proteins found in one Zea mays cultivar B73 chromosome 1, Zm-B73-REFERENCE-NAM-5.0, whole genome shotgun sequence genomic segment:
- the LOC100280665 gene encoding methylcrotonoyl-CoA carboxylase subunit alpha gives MASRLLLHLHLRRRGRGIPGCPVPALPLHAARLLSSSPPTAAAASSSAAGGGGIEKVLVANRGEIACRVMRTARRLGVATVAVYSDADRGALHVRAADEAVRIGPPPARESYLNARAIIEAALRTGAQAIHPGYGFLSESADFAQLCEAEGLKFIGPPASAIRDMGDKSASKRIMGAAGVPLVPGYHGADQDVELLKLEADKIGYPVLIKPTHGGGGKGMRIVERPDEFVDSVLSAQREAAASFGVNTLLIEKYITQPRHVEVQVFGDQHGNAIYLYERDCSLQRRHQKIIEEAPAPNVPAEFRSHIGGAAVSAAKAVGYYNAGTVEFIVDTLSGEFYFMEMNTRLQVEHPVTEMIVGQDLVEWQIRVANGERLPLSQEQVPLNGHAFEARIYAENVPRGFLPATGTLHHYRPVPSDPTVRVETGVEEGDTVSMHYDPMIAKLVVWGESRTAALVKLKKCLSTFQIAGLPTNVDFLQELASHSAFEKGLVDTHFIERYKDDLLSISTKSSKESHGVAELGAILAAACICKKEHITSKESLRANKSLSVWYNNPPFRMHHFARHPLDLELEENDGFSEKLLKLFITHKFDGSYFIETEDGTSGLDVKVDHKGDHDFRVDVSGLQTDVTLASYSKGNSKHIHVWHGNHHHHYRQTVRAEHAVEDSSQPSHASEGKSHPKGSVLAPMAGLVVKVLLEDGAQVDAGQPVMVMEAMKMEHVVKAPRAGYVSGLKVTAGQQVFDSSVLFTIKDSSAN, from the exons ATGGcctcccgcctcctcctccacctccacctGCGCCGCCGCGGGCGCGGGATCCCGGGCTGCCCCGTGCCCGCGCTACCCCTCCACGCCGCGCGGCTCCTCTCCTCCTCCCCACCAACCGCAGCTGCGGCCtcgtcgtcggcggcgggcggcgGGGGCATCGAGAAGGTGCTGGTGGCGAACCGGGGCGAGATCGCGTGCCGGGTCATGCGCACCGCGCGCCGCCTCGGGGTCGCCACCGTGGCCGTGTACAGCGACGCcgaccgcggggcgctgcacgtgCGCGCCGCCGACGAGGCCGTCAGGATCGGCCCGCCGCCCGCGCGGGAGAGCTACCTCAACGCCAGGGCCATCATCGAGGCCGCCCTCCGCACCGGCGCCCAG GCTATCCACCCGGGATACGGTTTCCTTTCAGAGAGTGCTGATTTCGCGCAGCTCTGTGAAGCCGAGGGGCTCAAATTCATTGGACCACCAGCATCTGCAATCCGAGACATGGGCGATAAGAG TGCATCCAAGAGGATCATGGGTGCTGCTGGCGTGCCGCTGGTTCCAGGGTACCATGGGGCTGACCAGGACGTTGAGCTGTTGAAACTCGAAGCGGATAAAATCGGTTATCCTGTTTTAATCAAACCCACCCATGGTGGAGGGGGCAAG GGGATGAGAATAGTCGAAAGGCCTGATGAATTTGTGGATTCTGTACTGAGCGCTCAACGGGAAGCTGCAGCATCGTTTGGTGTAAACACACTATTGATTGAGAAGTATATTACTCAACCAAGACACGTAGAAGTCCAG GTATTTGGCGACCAACATGGAAATGCGATATACCTTTATGAGAGAGACTGCAGTCTACAGAGAAGGCATCAGAAGATCATCGAGGAAGCTCCAGCT CCAAATGTGCCAGCTGAGTTTCGGTCTCATATTGGTGGAGCTGCTGTATCTGCAGCAAAG GCAGTTGGTTACTACAATGCTGGAACAGTGGAGTTTATTGTGGACACTCTTTCTGGAGAGTTCTACTTCATGGAGATGAATACTCGACTCCAG GTTGAACACCCAGTGACAGAGATGATTGTTGGTCAAGATCTTGTGGAGTGGCAAATACGTGTTGCGAATGGAGAACGACTACCATTATCTCAGGAGCAGGTTCCATTAAATG GACATGCATTTGAAGCACGGATATATGCTGAAAATgttccaagagggtttctccctgCAACAGGAACCTTACATCACTACCGACCAGTCCCTTCTGACCCAACTG TAAGAGTTGAAACTGGAGTCGAAGAAGGAGATACCGTCAGCATGCATTATGATCCAATGATAGCCAAACTTGTAGTATGGGGTGAAAGTCGCACGGCTGCACTAGTCAAGCTAAAGAAGTGTTTATCAACCTTTCAG ATTGCAGGTTTGCCAACCAATGTTGATTTCCTCCAAGAACTCGCAAGCCACAGTGCCTTTGAAAAAGGCCTAGTTGACACTCACTTCATTGAACGTTATAAAGATGACCTTTTGAGTATTTCTACAAAGTCCTCAAAAGAATCTCATGGTGTAGCTGAGCTTGGTGCAATTTTGGCTGCTGCATGCATTTGCAAGAAGGAACACATTACATCTAAAGAATCACTAC GAGCCAACAAGTCACTATCTGTATGGTACAATAATCCACCTTTCAGGATGCATCACTTTGCTAGGCATCCCCTGGATCTTGAGTTGGAAGAGAATGATGGATTCAGTGAGAAACTTCTTAAACTGTTCATTACTCATAAGTTTGATGGAAGCTACTTCATCGAG ACAGAAGATGGCACTTCTGGTTTAGATGTCAAAGTTGATCACAAGGGTGACCACGATTTTCGTGTGGATGTTTCTGGTCTGCAAACTGATGTGACTCTAGcatcttattcaaag GGAAACAGCAAACACATACATGTCTGGCATGGGAATCATCACCACCATTACAGACAGACTGTAAGAGCTGAGCATGCAGTTGAAGATAGCTCCCAACCTAGTCATGCTTCTGAAGGGAAGTCGCATCCAAAAGGGAGTGTTCTGGCACCGATGGCTGGCTTGGTTGTGAAAGTTTTGCTTGAAGACGGGGCTCAGGTGGACGCAGGGCAGCCTGTCATGGTTATGGAAGCAATGAAGATGGAG CATGTTGTGAAGGCGCCTCGTGCCGGATACGTGAGTGGCCTGAAGGTTACTGCAGGCCAACAAGTTTTTGACTCCAGTGTCCTTTTCACAATCAAG GACAGCTCTGCAAACTGA